The Methanosphaera sp. BMS genome contains a region encoding:
- the mcrG gene encoding coenzyme-B sulfoethylthiotransferase subunit gamma produces MAYDVQFYPGESKIAENRKKHLNPDYELEILRSIADDDIVKLLSHRNPGEGYKTVHPPLDEMDFEADDMKDFVEPIDGAKKGIRIRYVQFADSMYNAPAQPYDRARSYMRRFRGVDTGTLSGRQVVEMRESDLEETSKLLIESEFFDPAKTGLRGATVHGHSLRLDENGLMFDALQRYVFDEDEGVVKYVKDQVGVELDEPISVGEPLPEDKLKEITTIYRSDNISLRDDPEVIKVVEEIHFARTDGGYGLEVFNKDLQSKLGGK; encoded by the coding sequence ATGGCATATGACGTACAATTTTATCCTGGGGAAAGTAAGATTGCGGAAAACCGTAAAAAACACTTAAACCCAGATTATGAACTCGAAATACTAAGAAGTATAGCAGATGATGACATAGTAAAACTTTTAAGTCACAGAAACCCAGGGGAAGGTTACAAAACAGTACACCCACCTCTAGATGAAATGGACTTTGAAGCAGATGATATGAAAGACTTCGTTGAACCTATCGACGGAGCTAAAAAAGGAATTCGTATAAGATACGTACAATTCGCAGACTCCATGTATAACGCACCAGCTCAACCATACGACAGAGCAAGATCATACATGAGAAGATTCAGAGGAGTAGATACCGGTACACTCTCAGGAAGACAAGTAGTAGAAATGAGAGAATCAGACCTCGAAGAAACCTCAAAATTATTAATTGAATCAGAATTCTTTGATCCAGCAAAAACAGGTTTAAGAGGAGCAACCGTACACGGTCACTCATTAAGACTTGATGAAAACGGTTTAATGTTCGACGCATTACAAAGATATGTATTTGACGAAGATGAAGGAGTAGTTAAATACGTAAAAGACCAAGTAGGTGTAGAACTTGACGAACCTATATCAGTAGGAGAACCTTTACCAGAAGATAAACTTAAAGAAATCACAACTATTTACAGAAGTGACAACATAAGTTTAAGAGACGACCCAGAAGTTATCAAAGTAGTTGAAGAAATCCACTTCGCAAGAACTGACGGTGGATACGGATTAGAAGTATTCAACAAAGATTTACAAAGTAAATTAGGTGGTAAATAA
- the mcrD gene encoding methyl-coenzyme M reductase operon protein D produces MSTDIDESNIIKATDVKIFPYRILKPETAESILNEVMVLDGVLRVLINGESLPTVVNFGPARGLPVNHTDRKTINVKGNDVPLRVSVGEIILTVQLDNLEDFVEKVDEILENTLSFGYDLKVGVFTKTQTSVSDYMKYGKGFEDKIDSRLIGLVDPNAKSSETVKYIR; encoded by the coding sequence ATGTCAACAGATATAGACGAATCAAATATAATTAAAGCAACCGATGTAAAGATATTTCCATATCGGATATTGAAACCAGAAACGGCGGAAAGTATTTTGAATGAAGTCATGGTTTTAGATGGAGTTTTGAGAGTTTTAATTAATGGGGAATCATTGCCTACGGTAGTTAACTTCGGTCCTGCCAGAGGATTGCCGGTTAATCATACTGACAGAAAGACAATCAATGTCAAAGGTAATGACGTACCGCTAAGGGTATCTGTTGGTGAAATAATATTGACTGTCCAATTAGACAATCTTGAAGATTTTGTAGAAAAGGTAGATGAAATTTTAGAAAACACACTAAGTTTCGGATATGATTTGAAAGTCGGTGTTTTCACCAAAACACAAACATCCGTATCAGATTACATGAAATACGGAAAAGGTTTTGAGGATAAAATCGATTCTAGACTTATCGGATTAGTTGATCCAAATGCAAAATCATCAGAAACTGTTAAATATATCAGGTGA